In Perca flavescens isolate YP-PL-M2 chromosome 7, PFLA_1.0, whole genome shotgun sequence, the following proteins share a genomic window:
- the LOC114558745 gene encoding uncharacterized protein LOC114558745 yields the protein MFKRSFGIALAFLAVAVFPLLLECATTCRMVNQTDYVEGDCPVKLTSVQDSKGSYSERVTVHVWMKSGDFRDAPKIEIQHSQQLDTIRPIMKKTPNYKKKPGENHVKCKSHSNASFALWEVKHDCDEAVANSVVSASYITNSTRCSVNYTVPDPKPDFNLSVNLSSKSISVTVEPGDKVYAKWCYKKSQVDCIGGEHSRQITIDPSQFRSALLSIRYLLPCLCVQVYYTRTDSLRHTKCPFQSESLADVRDVWLSSEVTLYESSLKWSSECPASDLRISASLCWRQHEHLCTPELNSTLEKEKEDGPDLIYNTSAVDKHPQMCVQFSLQGSHHISCPFQADMSSWEVYIRPGRMSVFLYLTSFVPAAKFSAQLCVLNKRGCTPMGQVHSVTMERTTTETTINVPLHFLAEKPCVQVWRSDPALHGRRILCPDYTHNRCGMYAVAVLLFVVIVALLGFCIHRLTKSGAAGWLCIQEPVLLVCSSEQSAHVSAVCALASILQGELSAKVHMALWAQSSQTQTGTGVADLGPLPWLYGQWEAVRKAQGKVLIIWSPEATKTYEKWREERENIDKNERKEEDYSKVEVRHEKIREERDEDLKLIARRLGKCKKEKAAGKKGCARLCDDKDWYTQREPSTVIVPVFTAALACLDGALQECKGQGVALVFFHGLCQSRDIPKALRGVHRYCLPQDFRGLIQELGGMRRQTQTGKLRWNCWPRLLSKVLSLWLARQLAQRLQTLLPQTQGKKMQELSVTSSQKMMSDKTQSRLKLPLAANVERPGTVQEHEPLHVLPWREEKL from the exons ATGTTTAAAAGGAGTTTCGGCATCGCGTTGGCATTTCTTGCCGTCGCGGTGTTTCCACTGCTGCTGGAATGTGCCACAACATGTCGG ATGGTAAATCAAACGG ATTATGTTGAGGGAGACTGCCCTGTGAAACTGACCTCAGTCCAGGACTCTAAGGGGAGTTACTCTGAACGTGTCACTGTCCATGTTTGGATGAAGTCTGGTG ACTTCCGTGATGCCCCGAAGATTGAAATTCAACACTCTCAACAACTTGACACAATTAGGCCTATCATGAAAAAAACG cctaactataaaaaaaaaccagGTGAAAACCATGTCAAGTGCAAGTCACATAGCAATGCCAGTTTTGCTCTG TGGGAGGTGAAACATGATTGTGATGAAGCTGTAGCAAACAGTGTTGTTTCTGCGTCCTACATCACAAATTCAACACGCTGCAGTGTCAATTACACAGTACCAG ATCCCAAGCCAGACTTTAATCTGTCTGTGAACCTGTCGTCTAAATCCATCTCGGTCACCGTGGAGCCTGGAGACAAAGTTTACGCCAAATGGtgttacaaaaaaagtcaagtGGACTGCATCGGCGGTGAACATTCCCGCCAAATTACT ATTGATCCATCTCAGTTTCGATCAGCTCTTCTTAGCATCCGTTACCTGCtgccctgtctgtgtgtgcag GTATATTACACCCGTACGGATTCCCTGCGACATACAAAGTGCCCATTTCAAAGTGAGAGCCTTGCAG ATGTCAGAGATGTTTGGCTCTCTTCTGAAGTCACACTGTATGAGTCAAGTTTAAAGTGGAGCTCAGAGTGTCCTGCCAGTGACCTGAGGATCTCTGCCTCCCTCTGCTGGAGGCAACACGAACACCTCTGCACACCTGAACTCAACTCCACactggagaaagagaaggaagatGGGCCAGACCTG ATTTATAACACATCTGCAGTGGACAAACACCCTCAGATGTGTGTGCAG TTTTCTCTACAAGGCAGCCATCATATATCTTGCCCCTTCCAAGCCG ACATGTCTTCATGGGAGGTGTATATCAGACCTGGCAGGatgagtgtgtttttgtatctCACCTCTTTTGTTCCTGCTGCAAAGTTCTCAGCTCAACTCTGTGTCCTTAATAAGAGGGGATGTACACCCATGGGGCAGGTCCACTCTGTGACAATG GAACGGACTACTACTGAAACAACGATAAATGTGCCTcttcactttcttgctgagaagCCGTGTGTGCAG GTGTGGCGGTCGGATCCTGCTCTTCATGGTAGAAGAATTCTGTGCCCGGACT ACACGCACAACAGATGCGGCATGTATGCTGTGGCAGTTTTGTTATTTGTGGTTATTGTTGCTTTACTGGGATTTTGTATCCACCGTCTCACCAAGAGTGGAGCTGCAG GTTGGCTCTGCATCCAGGAGCCAGTGTTGCTGGTGTGCTCATCAGAGCAGTCAGCCCACGTCTCTGCCGTGTGTGCATTAGCCTCAATCCTGCAGGGGGAGCTAAGTGCCAAAGTGCACATGGCTTTGTGGGCCCAAAGCTCACAAACACAGACTGGGACTGGAGTGGCAGATCTGGGTCCACTTCCCTGGCTGTACGGGCAGTGGGAAGCTGTGCGTAAGGCACAAGGAAAAGTGCTGATTATTTGGAGTCCTGAAGCCACAAAGACTTATGAGaagtggagggaggagagggaaaacATTGATAAgaatgagagaaaagaggaagatTACAGCAAAGTAGAGGTGAGACATGAGAAAATAAGAGAAGAGCGGGACGAGGATTTGAAACTAATTGCAAGAAGACTGGGAAAATGCAAAAAAGAGAAAGCTGCGGGGAAAAAAGGTTGTGCCAGGTTATGTGATGATAAAGACTGGTACACCCAGAGGGAGCCCTCTACAGTGATCGTACCAGTGTTTACTGCTGCTCTGGCCTGCCTAGATGGGGCACTGCAGGAATGCAAAGGTCAAGGAGTAGCCCTTGTCTTCTTCCACGGCCTCTGCCAAAGCAGGGACATCCCAAAGGCCTTGAGAGGTGTCCATCGATACTGCTTACCGCAGGATTTCAGGGGTTTAATACAGGAGCTGGGAGGGATGAGAAGACAGACACAAACTGGTAAATTAAGGTGGAACTGCTGGCCCAGACTCCTGTCTAAAGTGTTGTCACTGTGGCTGGCACGGCAGCTTGCCCAAAGACTACAAACACTGCTGCCTCAGACGCaaggaaagaaaatgcaagAGCTGAGCGTCACATCGTCACAAAAAATGATGTCAGATAAGACTCAAAGCAGGCTCAAGTTGCCACTGGCAGCCAACGTGGAAAGGCCAGGAACTGTACAAGAGCACGAGCCTCTCCATGTGTTGCCATGGCGAGAAGAGAAACTTTGA